The Deinococcus wulumuqiensis R12 genome has a window encoding:
- a CDS encoding organic hydroperoxide resistance protein → MSNIYTAEATATGGRAGTARSSDDRLNLSLSMPAEMGGDGGPGTNPEQLFAAGYAACFQGALGVVARRQKVELPTDATITARVGLQKSGLAFALDVELEGHFPGIAHEQAEALMHAAHEVCPYSVATRGNVDVRLRVRE, encoded by the coding sequence ATGTCCAACATCTACACCGCCGAAGCCACGGCCACCGGAGGCCGCGCCGGAACGGCCCGCAGCAGCGACGACCGCCTGAACCTCAGCCTCAGCATGCCTGCAGAGATGGGCGGCGACGGCGGCCCCGGCACCAACCCCGAGCAACTGTTCGCCGCTGGCTACGCCGCCTGCTTTCAGGGCGCTCTGGGTGTGGTCGCCCGCCGCCAGAAGGTCGAACTGCCCACAGACGCCACCATCACCGCCCGCGTGGGCCTGCAAAAGTCGGGGCTGGCCTTTGCGCTCGACGTGGAACTCGAAGGTCACTTTCCCGGCATCGCCCACGAGCAGGCCGAGGCGCTGATGCACGCCGCCCACGAGGTTTGCCCCTACAGCGTGGCGACGCGGGGCAACGTGGACGTGCGTCTGCGCGTGCGCGAGTAA